In Caballeronia sp. Lep1P3, a single genomic region encodes these proteins:
- a CDS encoding hydroxymethylglutaryl-CoA lyase gives MTRDDSEQLIVQEVAPRDGLQIEAKWVETQDKIALIDGLSACGFTRIEAGSFVSPKAIPALRDGEAVFQGIARAPGVIYVALVPNVKGAQRALAACADELNLVMSASETHNRANMRMSCESSLAGFAEIIRITNESRGVKLNATVATAFGCPFEGRIDEERVVSIARTYREMGVEGVTLADTTGMANPRQVERLVSRVLEHVPAASLTLHFHDTRGLGLANVLAAYGAGARRFDAALGGLGGCPFAPGASGNICTEDVVNMCDEMGIPTGIDLQRLIALSRTLPALVGHEVPGQVAKAGRNCDLHPVPDYVRTI, from the coding sequence ATGACGCGCGATGACAGCGAGCAATTGATCGTGCAGGAAGTCGCCCCGCGCGATGGCCTGCAAATCGAGGCGAAATGGGTCGAGACGCAGGACAAGATCGCGTTGATCGACGGTCTTTCGGCGTGCGGCTTCACGCGTATCGAGGCGGGCTCGTTCGTATCGCCCAAGGCCATTCCCGCGCTGCGTGACGGCGAGGCCGTATTTCAGGGCATCGCACGCGCGCCGGGCGTGATTTACGTCGCGCTCGTGCCGAACGTGAAGGGCGCGCAGCGCGCACTCGCGGCTTGCGCGGACGAACTCAATCTCGTGATGTCCGCGAGTGAGACGCATAACCGCGCGAACATGCGTATGAGTTGCGAATCGTCGCTTGCGGGGTTCGCAGAAATAATACGGATAACGAATGAATCAAGAGGCGTCAAGCTGAACGCTACGGTTGCCACCGCGTTCGGGTGCCCGTTCGAAGGCCGCATCGACGAGGAGCGCGTCGTATCGATTGCGCGGACGTATCGCGAGATGGGCGTCGAAGGCGTCACGCTTGCGGACACCACCGGCATGGCGAATCCGCGTCAGGTCGAGCGCCTCGTATCGCGCGTGCTCGAACACGTTCCCGCTGCATCGTTGACGCTGCACTTTCACGATACACGCGGCCTGGGACTCGCCAACGTGCTTGCCGCCTACGGTGCGGGCGCACGCCGCTTCGATGCGGCACTAGGCGGGCTCGGCGGCTGTCCGTTTGCGCCGGGCGCGTCGGGCAACATCTGCACCGAAGATGTCGTGAATATGTGCGATGAAATGGGCATTCCGACAGGCATCGACCTGCAAAGGCTCATTGCGCTGTCGCGCACGCTGCCAGCACTCGTCGGCCATGAAGTGCCGGGACAAGTCGCCAAGGCAGGCCGTAATTGCGATCTGCATCCCGTTCCCGACTACGTTCGAACCATCTAA
- a CDS encoding MFS transporter: MSDLSVSAADKPQALQNTSEIIRKVAWRLMPLIMLCYLFAFFDRINISFAKFQLQSSLGFTDTAYGLGASLFVIGYVLFEVPSNLLLFKVGARRWIARIMISWGIATALMVFVQTEWQFYGLRFIIGAMEAGFAPGVLYFLTLWFPASYRGRITSLLFLASAFSGLVGAPLSGLVLGHLNGAFGIAGWHWLFLLGGLPCVLLGVLVLKVLKDRIDDAAWLSGAEKTYLKSQIATQVQHTSTGHSLAGAIRTPGFLMLGLIYFLIQIASYGLNFWAPHLIRAAGTHNPTIIGLLTAVPYVCGAVCMVVVGRLSDRSGERRKFVCVLLVMAAAGFLAAGVFDKQTSLLIVALGVMGAGVIASIPAFWALPPKLLTGAGAAGGIALINTLGQLGGIVSPVMVGRIRDLTGSTTPALYAIAAMSLLCALLLLFGLPQALRQRDHAEAQV; the protein is encoded by the coding sequence ATGAGCGATCTAAGCGTATCCGCCGCGGACAAGCCGCAGGCACTTCAGAACACGAGCGAAATCATCCGCAAGGTGGCGTGGCGGCTCATGCCGCTCATCATGCTGTGCTATCTGTTCGCGTTCTTCGACCGCATCAATATCAGCTTCGCGAAGTTCCAGTTGCAAAGTTCGCTGGGCTTCACCGATACGGCGTACGGCCTCGGCGCGAGCCTCTTCGTGATCGGCTATGTGCTGTTCGAAGTGCCGAGCAACCTTCTGCTATTCAAGGTCGGAGCGCGCCGATGGATCGCGCGCATCATGATTTCATGGGGCATCGCGACTGCGCTCATGGTCTTCGTGCAGACGGAGTGGCAGTTCTACGGGCTGCGCTTCATCATCGGCGCGATGGAAGCGGGCTTTGCGCCGGGCGTGCTGTATTTCCTGACGCTGTGGTTCCCGGCGAGCTATCGCGGGCGTATCACGTCGCTGCTGTTTCTCGCATCGGCGTTCTCGGGACTCGTTGGCGCGCCGCTCTCCGGTCTCGTGCTGGGTCATCTCAACGGCGCGTTCGGCATCGCGGGATGGCACTGGCTTTTTCTGCTTGGCGGCTTGCCGTGTGTGCTGCTGGGCGTGCTCGTACTGAAGGTGCTGAAGGATCGCATCGACGATGCCGCATGGCTCTCGGGCGCGGAGAAAACGTATCTGAAGAGTCAGATTGCGACGCAAGTACAGCACACGTCGACAGGTCATTCACTCGCGGGTGCTATCAGGACGCCCGGCTTTCTGATGCTCGGCCTGATCTACTTCCTGATTCAGATTGCGTCATACGGGCTCAACTTCTGGGCGCCGCATCTGATTCGCGCGGCCGGCACGCACAATCCGACGATCATCGGCTTGCTGACCGCCGTGCCTTACGTGTGCGGAGCAGTGTGCATGGTCGTGGTCGGTCGTTTGTCCGACCGTTCGGGCGAGCGCCGCAAGTTCGTCTGCGTATTGCTGGTGATGGCGGCGGCGGGATTTCTGGCCGCAGGCGTGTTCGACAAACAGACTTCGCTGTTGATCGTCGCGCTCGGCGTGATGGGCGCGGGCGTGATTGCATCCATTCCGGCATTCTGGGCGCTTCCGCCGAAGCTGCTGACAGGCGCGGGCGCGGCGGGCGGCATCGCGTTGATCAATACGCTCGGGCAGTTGGGCGGCATCGTCAGTCCGGTGATGGTCGGGCGCATCCGC